The Pseudomonas baetica genome includes a region encoding these proteins:
- a CDS encoding Nramp family divalent metal transporter: protein MKFSLPKIATAPFCPPEVAGSVAVDPTASFFKRVLRFAGPGLLVSIGYMDPGNWATAIEAGSRFGYSLLFVVLLASLAGMVVQCLCSRLGIATGRDLAQLSRERYSTPTARLQWILAEISIIATDLAEVLGCALAFHLLLGCSLSFGIALTAFDTLLVLALQNRGFRRLEAIMLVLVATIGVCLFVELVLIKPYWPDVAQGFKPSLAAISDAAPLYLAIGILGATVMPHNLYLHTSIVQTRMIGKDLASKQDAVKLARIDTIGSLALALLVNAAILILAAAAFHQSGHTDVVDIQDAYHLLDPLVGGALASVLFGVALLASGQSSTFTGTIAGQVIMEGYLNLRIPCWQRRLITRGLALIPAFIGVWLMGDNAVGKLLVLSQVVLSLQLPFALYPLIRMTNDQQLMGPFVNRWPTRVLAWGLFAVISGANAWLILQLAG from the coding sequence GTGAAATTCAGCTTGCCCAAAATCGCCACCGCGCCGTTTTGCCCGCCGGAAGTGGCCGGCAGTGTTGCGGTGGATCCGACCGCCTCGTTCTTCAAGCGTGTGCTGCGTTTCGCCGGCCCCGGTTTGCTGGTGTCGATCGGCTACATGGACCCGGGCAACTGGGCGACCGCGATCGAGGCCGGCTCGCGTTTTGGCTACAGCCTGCTGTTCGTGGTGTTGTTGGCGAGTCTGGCGGGCATGGTCGTGCAGTGCCTGTGTTCGCGCCTGGGCATCGCCACCGGGCGTGATCTGGCGCAATTGTCCCGCGAACGCTACAGCACCCCGACGGCGCGGCTGCAATGGATATTGGCGGAGATTTCGATCATCGCCACCGACCTTGCCGAAGTCCTCGGCTGTGCGCTGGCGTTTCACTTGTTGCTCGGTTGTTCACTGTCCTTCGGCATTGCCCTGACCGCATTCGACACGTTGCTGGTGTTGGCCCTGCAGAACCGTGGCTTCCGTCGGCTGGAAGCAATCATGCTAGTACTGGTCGCGACCATCGGCGTGTGTTTATTCGTTGAACTGGTGCTGATCAAGCCCTACTGGCCGGACGTCGCCCAAGGCTTCAAACCGTCACTGGCGGCGATCAGCGATGCCGCGCCGTTGTACCTGGCGATCGGTATCCTCGGGGCCACGGTGATGCCGCATAACCTTTACCTGCATACGTCCATCGTGCAGACACGGATGATCGGCAAGGACCTGGCGAGCAAGCAGGATGCGGTGAAACTGGCGCGCATCGACACCATCGGTTCGCTGGCACTGGCATTGTTGGTCAACGCGGCGATTCTGATTCTCGCAGCGGCAGCGTTTCATCAGTCCGGGCACACCGACGTGGTCGATATTCAAGATGCCTATCACTTGCTCGATCCGCTGGTCGGCGGTGCGCTGGCCAGTGTGTTGTTCGGCGTGGCGTTGCTGGCCTCGGGGCAGAGCTCGACCTTTACCGGAACCATCGCCGGCCAGGTGATCATGGAGGGCTATCTGAATCTGCGGATTCCCTGCTGGCAGCGGCGCTTGATCACCCGTGGGTTGGCGCTGATTCCGGCGTTTATCGGTGTGTGGCTGATGGGCGATAACGCGGTGGGCAAGCTGCTGGTGTTGAGCCAGGTGGTGTTGAGTTTGCAGTTGCCGTTTGCCCTGTATCCGCTGATTCGCATGACTAATGACCAGCAATTGATGGGGCCGTTTGTGAACCGCTGGCCGACCCGGGTGTTGGCGTGGGGGTTGTTTGCGGTGATCAGTGGGGCGAACGCGTGGTTGATTCTGCAGTTGGCTGGCTGA
- a CDS encoding acetyl-CoA C-acetyltransferase, with translation MQDVVIVAATRTAIGSFQGSLASVSAVDLGAAVIRQLLEQTGLDGAQVDEVIMGQVLTAGAGQNPARQAAIKAGLPHAVPAMTLNKVCGSGLKALHLGAQAIRCGDADVIIAGGQENMSLSNYVMPGARTGLRMGHAQIVDTMISDGLWDAFNDYHMGITAENLVDKYEISREQQDAFAAASQQKAAAAIEAGRFVEEITPILIPQRKGDPVAFQVDEQPRGATTAESLAKLRPAFKKDGSVTAGNASSLNDGAAAVILMSAEKAKALGLPVLAKIAAYANAGVDPAIMGIGPVSATRRCLDKAGWDIGQLDLIEANEAFAAQSLAVAKDLQWDLDKVNVNGGAIALGHPIGASGCRVLVTLLHEMIKRDAKKGLATLCIGGGQGVALALERG, from the coding sequence ATGCAAGACGTTGTCATTGTTGCCGCCACGCGTACCGCGATCGGCAGTTTCCAGGGTTCCCTGGCCTCGGTATCCGCAGTCGATCTGGGCGCGGCGGTGATCCGCCAGTTGCTCGAACAGACCGGTCTGGACGGTGCCCAGGTCGATGAAGTGATCATGGGCCAGGTGCTGACTGCCGGCGCTGGCCAAAACCCGGCGCGTCAGGCCGCGATCAAGGCCGGCCTGCCCCACGCCGTGCCGGCCATGACCCTGAACAAGGTCTGCGGCTCGGGCCTCAAGGCCCTGCACCTCGGCGCGCAAGCGATCCGTTGCGGCGATGCCGATGTGATCATTGCTGGCGGTCAGGAGAACATGAGCCTGTCCAACTACGTGATGCCGGGCGCACGCACCGGTCTGCGCATGGGTCACGCGCAAATCGTCGACACCATGATCAGCGATGGCCTGTGGGATGCGTTCAACGATTACCATATGGGCATCACTGCCGAGAACCTGGTCGACAAGTACGAGATCAGCCGCGAGCAGCAGGACGCCTTCGCTGCCGCCTCGCAGCAGAAAGCCGCCGCTGCCATTGAGGCCGGTCGCTTCGTTGAGGAAATCACCCCGATCCTGATTCCGCAGCGCAAGGGCGATCCGGTTGCGTTTCAGGTCGACGAACAACCGCGTGGCGCCACCACCGCCGAATCCCTGGCGAAACTGCGCCCGGCGTTCAAGAAAGACGGCAGCGTCACGGCCGGTAACGCCTCGTCGCTGAACGACGGCGCCGCTGCGGTCATTCTGATGAGCGCCGAGAAAGCCAAGGCGCTCGGTCTGCCGGTGCTGGCGAAAATCGCTGCGTATGCCAACGCCGGCGTCGACCCGGCGATCATGGGTATCGGCCCGGTCTCGGCCACCCGCCGCTGCCTGGACAAGGCAGGCTGGGACATTGGTCAACTTGACCTGATCGAAGCCAACGAAGCCTTCGCCGCGCAATCGCTGGCGGTGGCCAAGGATCTGCAATGGGATCTGGACAAGGTCAACGTCAACGGCGGCGCCATCGCCCTCGGTCATCCGATCGGTGCGTCGGGCTGCCGAGTGCTGGTGACGCTGCTGCACGAGATGATCAAGCGTGATGCGAAGAAAGGTCTGGCGACCCTGTGCATTGGCGGCGGTCAGGGTGTGGCATTGGCGCTGGAACGCGGTTAA
- a CDS encoding CoA transferase subunit B gives MALSREQMAQRVAREMQDGYYVNLGIGIPTLVANYIPEGMEVMLQSENGLLGMGPFPTEETIDADMINAGKQTVTARIGASIFSSAESFAMIRGGHVDLTVLGAFEVDVEGNIASWMIPGKLVKGMGGAMDLVAGADNIIVIMTHASKDGESKLLSKCSLPLTGAGCIKRVLTDLAYLEIENGAFVLKERAPGVSVEEIVAKTAGKLIVPDHVPEMQFAAQ, from the coding sequence ATGGCACTTTCCCGCGAACAAATGGCTCAGCGCGTCGCCCGCGAAATGCAGGACGGCTACTACGTGAACCTCGGCATCGGCATTCCGACCCTGGTCGCCAACTACATCCCCGAAGGCATGGAAGTCATGCTGCAATCGGAAAACGGCCTGCTCGGCATGGGCCCTTTTCCGACTGAAGAAACCATCGACGCCGACATGATCAACGCCGGTAAACAAACCGTGACCGCGCGCATTGGCGCGTCGATCTTCTCCTCCGCTGAATCCTTTGCGATGATCCGCGGCGGCCATGTCGACCTGACCGTGCTGGGCGCGTTTGAAGTCGACGTCGAAGGCAACATCGCCTCGTGGATGATCCCCGGCAAACTGGTCAAGGGCATGGGCGGCGCGATGGATCTGGTGGCTGGCGCCGACAACATCATCGTCATCATGACCCACGCGTCCAAGGACGGTGAGTCCAAACTGTTATCCAAGTGCAGCCTGCCGCTGACTGGCGCCGGGTGCATTAAACGTGTGCTGACTGACCTGGCCTACCTGGAAATCGAAAATGGCGCTTTTGTCCTCAAGGAACGCGCACCTGGCGTCAGCGTCGAGGAAATCGTCGCCAAGACCGCTGGTAAACTGATCGTCCCGGATCACGTACCGGAAATGCAGTTCGCTGCCCAGTGA
- a CDS encoding CoA transferase subunit A — protein sequence MAGFDKRVSSYEEALAGLEDGMTVIAGGFGLCGIPENLIAEIKRKGTRDLTVVSNNCGVDGFGLGVLLTDRQISKVVASYVGENKLFEEQLLKGEIEVILTPQGTLAEKMRAGGAGIPAFFTATGVGTPVAEGKEVREFNGRKYLMEESITGDFAIVKGWKADHFGNVIYRHTAQNFNPLAATAGKITVVEVEEIVEPGELDPAHIHTPGIYVDRVICGTFEKRIEQRTIRK from the coding sequence ATGGCAGGTTTCGACAAGCGCGTGAGTTCCTACGAGGAAGCCCTCGCCGGGCTGGAAGACGGCATGACCGTCATCGCCGGCGGCTTCGGTCTGTGCGGCATTCCGGAAAACCTGATCGCCGAGATCAAGCGCAAAGGCACCCGCGACCTCACCGTGGTTTCCAACAACTGCGGCGTCGACGGTTTCGGTCTTGGCGTACTGCTGACCGACCGCCAGATCAGCAAGGTTGTCGCCTCCTATGTCGGCGAAAACAAGTTGTTCGAAGAGCAACTGCTCAAAGGCGAAATCGAAGTCATCCTGACCCCGCAAGGCACCCTCGCCGAGAAAATGCGCGCGGGCGGCGCCGGCATCCCGGCCTTCTTCACCGCCACCGGCGTCGGCACCCCGGTTGCCGAAGGCAAAGAAGTGCGCGAGTTCAACGGTCGCAAATACCTGATGGAAGAATCCATCACCGGCGACTTCGCCATCGTCAAAGGCTGGAAAGCCGACCATTTCGGCAACGTCATCTACCGTCACACCGCGCAAAACTTCAACCCGCTGGCCGCCACTGCCGGCAAGATCACCGTGGTCGAAGTCGAAGAAATCGTCGAACCCGGCGAACTGGACCCGGCACACATTCACACCCCGGGCATCTACGTCGATCGGGTCATTTGCGGCACGTTCGAAAAACGCATCGAACAGCGCACCATCCGCAAATAA
- a CDS encoding LysR family transcriptional regulator, producing the protein MTIKQIRAFLAVAQSLSFAVACERLHLSQSALSLTIKALEEGLGGRLFSRNTRNVALTAEGESLLPLARRLIADWDNAEDEMRQRFSLQRGRVTLAAMPSFAGNLLPPILKTFRARYPNVNVTVNDVINEQVLEMVRDRQVELGVAFEPMQNTSMTFTPLYMDRFVAVVPQDSPLADRAEVDWQTLLQEPFITLQRPSTVRVMLEEHLQARGMKLPVEFESHQLATVGRMVASGLGVSAVPALCAEQMQELGAHCLTLNDSVERAIGVLTEPGNELSAAAQALFDILKTEH; encoded by the coding sequence ATGACCATCAAACAGATCCGCGCCTTTCTGGCGGTCGCCCAGAGCCTGAGTTTCGCCGTGGCCTGTGAGCGTTTGCACCTGTCGCAATCAGCCCTGAGCCTGACCATCAAGGCGCTGGAGGAGGGCCTGGGTGGCCGCCTGTTCAGTCGCAACACCCGCAACGTCGCGCTGACGGCGGAGGGTGAGTCGCTGCTGCCACTGGCCAGGCGCCTGATCGCCGACTGGGACAACGCCGAAGACGAAATGCGCCAGCGCTTCAGCCTACAGCGTGGGCGGGTGACGCTGGCGGCGATGCCGTCGTTTGCCGGTAATTTGCTGCCGCCGATTCTCAAGACTTTTCGCGCGCGGTATCCAAACGTCAACGTGACGGTGAATGACGTGATCAACGAGCAAGTGCTGGAGATGGTTCGCGACCGACAAGTGGAGTTGGGTGTGGCGTTCGAACCGATGCAGAACACCTCGATGACGTTCACGCCGCTTTATATGGATCGTTTTGTCGCGGTGGTGCCGCAGGATTCGCCGCTGGCGGATCGTGCCGAAGTAGATTGGCAAACCTTGTTGCAGGAACCGTTCATCACCTTGCAGCGACCATCGACGGTGCGGGTGATGCTCGAAGAACACTTGCAGGCCCGAGGCATGAAGCTGCCGGTGGAGTTCGAGAGCCATCAGTTGGCGACGGTCGGGCGAATGGTCGCCAGTGGGTTGGGGGTGAGCGCGGTGCCAGCGCTGTGTGCCGAACAAATGCAGGAATTGGGGGCGCATTGCCTGACGCTCAATGACTCGGTGGAGCGGGCGATTGGCGTGCTGACCGAGCCGGGGAATGAGTTGTCGGCGGCGGCGCAGGCGTTGTTCGATATTCTTAAAACCGAACATTGA
- a CDS encoding NAD-dependent protein deacetylase, producing MLDSPIREHLDTLQQAMADGDFLVLTGAGISTPSGIPDYRDSDGVRRGRQPMMYQEFLAAPESRRRYWARAMLGWPRVRQARPNAAHEALASLQSHGRISALITQNVDTLHDQAGSHDVIELHGSLHRVLCLDCGQRSERDAIQRLMELHNPYLAGVDAVQAPDGDTLLDPAFEARFQVPHCPHCAGERMKPDVVFFGENVAQATAARAMAAAQNAAGMLVVGSSLMAYSAFRLCRVIADRGKPLIAINLGKTRADDLLDLKIEGACEQLLPLLTQRLTS from the coding sequence ATGCTCGACAGCCCGATCCGCGAACACCTCGACACGCTGCAACAGGCGATGGCCGATGGCGACTTTCTGGTACTGACCGGTGCCGGCATCAGCACGCCGTCGGGCATCCCCGATTACCGCGACAGCGACGGTGTGCGCCGAGGCCGGCAGCCGATGATGTATCAGGAATTCCTCGCAGCTCCCGAGTCGCGCCGTCGCTACTGGGCACGGGCGATGCTCGGCTGGCCGCGGGTGCGTCAGGCGCGGCCGAATGCGGCGCACGAGGCGCTGGCCAGTTTGCAGAGTCATGGGCGGATCAGCGCGTTGATCACGCAAAACGTCGACACCCTGCACGATCAAGCCGGCAGTCATGACGTGATCGAATTGCATGGCAGTTTGCATCGCGTGCTGTGCCTGGATTGTGGCCAGCGCAGCGAACGGGATGCGATTCAGCGCTTGATGGAACTGCACAACCCGTATCTGGCGGGCGTCGATGCGGTGCAGGCGCCGGATGGCGATACCTTGCTCGACCCGGCATTCGAGGCGCGGTTTCAGGTACCGCACTGCCCGCATTGCGCCGGTGAACGGATGAAGCCGGACGTGGTGTTTTTCGGCGAAAACGTCGCACAGGCCACGGCGGCCCGCGCCATGGCAGCGGCGCAGAATGCGGCGGGGATGCTGGTGGTAGGCTCTTCGTTGATGGCGTATTCGGCGTTTCGTCTGTGCCGGGTGATCGCCGACCGTGGCAAGCCGTTGATCGCGATCAATCTGGGCAAGACCCGGGCGGATGATTTGCTGGATTTGAAGATTGAAGGGGCGTGCGAACAGCTTCTGCCGCTGCTGACACAACGCCTGACCTCCTGA
- a CDS encoding class I SAM-dependent methyltransferase: MDEARLNEFMGKLVNDMGGAAMLANVIVGEELGLYRAMADSQPISPEALAAKTTCNPRLVREWLSAHAASGYMEHHDGQFRLPEEQALALAVEDSPVYVAGGLGVVASFFHDKDKLVKAMRGNGALPWGDHHPCMFTGTERFFRPGYKGHLIAEWLPALEGVVTKLESGANVADVGCGHGASTVIMAQAFPNSRFSGFDYHAPSITVATQRAEEGGVSSRAKFFQGSAKNYPGDDYDLICYFDCLHDMGDPVGAARHAYNSLKDDGTVLLVEPFANDTLDDNINPVGRLFYAASTFICTPNSLSQEVGLGLGAQAGEMRLRKVFSEAGFKHFRRATQTPFNLILEARK; this comes from the coding sequence ATGGACGAGGCCCGACTCAACGAATTCATGGGCAAACTGGTCAACGACATGGGCGGCGCGGCGATGCTGGCCAATGTCATCGTCGGTGAAGAGCTCGGGTTGTACCGGGCGATGGCCGACAGTCAACCGATCAGCCCCGAAGCCCTCGCGGCGAAAACCACCTGCAACCCGCGTCTGGTGCGCGAATGGCTCAGCGCCCACGCGGCGTCCGGCTACATGGAGCACCACGACGGCCAGTTCCGCCTGCCAGAAGAACAGGCGCTGGCGCTGGCGGTTGAGGACTCGCCGGTGTACGTCGCCGGCGGTCTCGGCGTGGTGGCGTCGTTTTTCCACGACAAGGACAAACTGGTCAAAGCCATGCGCGGCAATGGCGCCCTGCCCTGGGGCGATCATCATCCGTGCATGTTCACCGGCACCGAACGGTTCTTCCGCCCTGGCTACAAAGGCCATCTGATCGCCGAATGGCTACCGGCGCTGGAAGGCGTGGTGACCAAACTGGAGAGCGGCGCCAACGTCGCCGACGTCGGCTGCGGCCACGGCGCCTCGACGGTGATCATGGCTCAGGCGTTCCCCAATTCGCGCTTCAGCGGTTTCGATTACCACGCGCCATCCATCACCGTTGCGACCCAACGCGCCGAGGAAGGCGGGGTCAGCAGCCGGGCGAAATTCTTCCAGGGCTCGGCGAAAAACTACCCTGGCGACGATTACGACCTGATCTGTTATTTCGATTGTCTGCACGACATGGGTGACCCGGTCGGCGCGGCTCGCCACGCCTACAACTCGCTAAAGGACGACGGCACGGTGTTGCTGGTCGAGCCATTCGCCAACGATACGCTGGATGACAACATCAACCCGGTCGGGCGCCTGTTTTATGCGGCGTCGACGTTCATTTGCACACCCAACTCACTCTCTCAGGAAGTCGGCCTCGGCCTCGGCGCACAGGCCGGTGAAATGCGTTTGCGCAAAGTGTTCAGCGAGGCGGGTTTCAAACACTTCCGACGCGCCACGCAAACACCGTTCAACCTGATTCTGGAGGCGCGCAAGTAA
- a CDS encoding ATP-binding protein, which translates to MSGTLHWPRTLASRLSLIFLIGLILAQALSFGAQYYERYQSAKSTMLNNLETDVSTSIAILDRLPAAERPAWIERLTRAHYTYLLSAGQAGPALGSADVPVAVTSITAAIGDEYPLTFTDIPGPQRHFQAHLRLRDGSPLTIDVRPAMPPLSPWLPAVLLGQLALLIACTWLAVRIALRPLARLANAVESLDPNAHPVNLDERGPTEVVHAARAFNAMQARIAAYLKERMQLLAAISHDLQTPITRMKLRAEFMDDSVEKDKLCNDLGEIEHLVREGVAYARSIHGSTEESRRIDLDSFLDSLVFDYQDMGKDVQLHGKSHAVIDTRPQALRRVLVNLTDNALKFAGAAELRVETAANGLSVEILDRGPGIAEEELAQVMQPFYRVENSRNRDTGGTGLGLAIAQQLAAALGGSLTLSNREGGGLCAQLRLERQV; encoded by the coding sequence ATGAGCGGCACCCTGCACTGGCCGCGCACGCTGGCCTCACGGTTGTCGCTGATCTTCCTGATCGGGCTGATCCTCGCCCAGGCGCTGTCATTCGGTGCGCAGTATTACGAGCGCTACCAAAGCGCCAAAAGCACCATGCTCAACAACCTCGAAACCGACGTCTCGACCTCGATTGCCATTCTCGACCGCTTGCCCGCCGCAGAACGGCCCGCCTGGATCGAACGGCTGACCCGGGCGCATTACACCTATTTGTTGAGCGCGGGCCAGGCGGGGCCGGCGCTGGGCTCGGCTGATGTGCCGGTTGCCGTCACCTCGATCACAGCGGCCATCGGCGACGAATACCCGCTGACCTTCACCGATATCCCCGGGCCGCAACGGCACTTTCAGGCGCATTTGCGCCTGCGCGACGGCAGCCCGCTGACCATCGATGTGCGTCCGGCCATGCCGCCGCTGTCGCCCTGGCTGCCGGCGGTGCTGCTCGGGCAACTGGCGCTGCTGATCGCCTGCACCTGGCTGGCCGTGCGCATCGCCCTCCGTCCCCTCGCCCGCCTCGCCAACGCCGTGGAAAGCCTCGACCCCAACGCCCACCCGGTCAATCTGGACGAGCGCGGCCCGACCGAAGTGGTTCACGCGGCGCGCGCCTTCAATGCGATGCAGGCGCGCATCGCCGCGTATCTGAAGGAGCGCATGCAACTGCTCGCGGCGATTTCCCATGACCTGCAAACGCCGATCACCCGGATGAAATTGCGTGCGGAGTTCATGGACGATTCGGTCGAGAAAGACAAACTGTGCAATGACCTCGGTGAGATCGAGCATCTGGTGCGTGAAGGCGTGGCGTACGCTCGCAGCATCCACGGCTCGACCGAGGAAAGTCGGCGCATCGATCTCGATTCGTTCCTCGACAGCCTGGTGTTCGACTATCAGGACATGGGCAAGGATGTGCAGCTTCACGGCAAAAGCCATGCGGTGATCGACACCCGCCCGCAAGCCTTGCGCCGGGTGCTGGTGAACCTCACCGATAACGCGCTGAAATTTGCCGGTGCCGCCGAACTGCGGGTCGAGACAGCGGCGAACGGACTGTCGGTAGAAATCCTCGATCGCGGCCCGGGGATCGCCGAAGAGGAACTGGCGCAGGTCATGCAACCGTTCTACCGCGTGGAAAACTCGCGCAACCGCGACACCGGCGGCACGGGCCTCGGGCTGGCCATCGCCCAGCAACTGGCTGCAGCCCTGGGTGGCTCACTGACCCTGAGCAATCGCGAGGGGGGCGGGCTTTGTGCGCAACTGCGGCTTGAGCGGCAGGTTTGA
- a CDS encoding response regulator, producing MEHVDHILIVDDDREIRELVGNYLKKNGLRTTVVADGRQMRSFLDTNTVDLIVLDIMMPGDDGLQLCRELRVGKHKATPVLMLTARNDETDRIIGLEMGADDYLTKPFAARELLARINAVLRRTRMLPPNLVVTEAGRLLAFGRWQLDTSARHLLDKDGTMVALSGAEYRLLRVFLDHPQRVLSRDQLLNLTQGRDADLFDRSIDLLVSRLRQRLLDDAREPACIKTVRSEGYVFSLPVEILGASA from the coding sequence ATGGAGCATGTCGATCACATTCTCATCGTCGACGACGACCGCGAGATCCGCGAACTGGTCGGCAATTACCTGAAGAAAAACGGCCTGCGCACCACCGTGGTCGCCGATGGCCGGCAAATGCGCAGCTTCCTCGACACCAACACCGTTGACCTGATCGTGCTCGACATCATGATGCCGGGCGACGATGGGCTGCAGTTATGCCGCGAGTTGCGCGTGGGCAAACACAAAGCCACGCCGGTGCTGATGCTGACCGCGCGCAACGATGAAACCGATCGCATCATTGGCCTGGAAATGGGCGCCGATGATTACCTGACCAAGCCCTTCGCCGCCCGTGAGCTGCTGGCGCGGATCAACGCCGTGCTGCGACGCACACGGATGCTGCCGCCGAATCTGGTGGTCACCGAGGCCGGGCGCTTGCTGGCGTTCGGTCGTTGGCAACTGGACACCTCGGCGCGTCATCTGCTGGACAAGGACGGCACGATGGTCGCCCTCAGTGGCGCCGAATACCGTTTGCTGCGCGTATTCCTCGATCACCCGCAGCGGGTGCTCAGCCGCGATCAACTGCTCAATCTGACCCAAGGGCGCGACGCTGACCTGTTCGACCGCTCCATCGATTTGCTGGTCAGCCGCCTGCGCCAGCGTCTGCTCGACGATGCACGCGAGCCGGCCTGTATCAAAACCGTGCGTAGCGAAGGCTATGTATTTTCGTTGCCGGTGGAGATCCTCGGGGCGTCGGCATGA
- a CDS encoding DUF2790 domain-containing protein: protein MNTKSVIAACLFAAVNICTLSARAEAANVTPQTYTYGTHLDIQKVLSMKEDTSVNCGIVEARMTYLDSAGKTQALDYQKFADNCLGEN, encoded by the coding sequence ATGAATACTAAATCCGTGATCGCCGCCTGCCTGTTCGCCGCCGTGAACATCTGCACCCTGTCGGCCCGCGCCGAAGCGGCCAATGTCACCCCGCAAACCTACACCTACGGTACGCACCTGGACATCCAGAAAGTCCTCTCGATGAAAGAGGACACCTCGGTGAACTGCGGCATTGTCGAGGCACGCATGACCTACCTGGATTCGGCGGGCAAAACCCAAGCGCTGGATTACCAAAAGTTTGCGGATAACTGCCTCGGCGAAAACTGA
- a CDS encoding cytochrome c biogenesis protein DipZ: protein MYLIAFLGGLLTLLSPCILPVVPFLFAGANRSRASILLTLGGMALTFALVASLAVVSSEWVIQASNSGRHIALIVMVLFALSLISARVGDWLTRPFVMLGNRLDPGTRKKAGPTGSIMLGVATGLLWAPCAGPILGVILTGAMLQGANAQTSLLLLAYGAGSALSLGTLIFAGRGLVNRLKPSIPFTGWLRRGAGVAVLATAAVISTGADKTLLAGTSSEGVASLEKSVLESVPKVVDYVVSKVRAESMMDNSKGAMPSLAGAVQWLNSSELSAESLRGKVVLVDFWTYDCINCQHTLPYVKDWAKKYEKDGLVVIGVHTPEYGYERIIDNVKDQVKKLGITYPVAIDNDYAIWRNFDNQYWPAHYLIDAKGQLRYSHFGEGSYAAQEQMIQQLLQEAKVPAA, encoded by the coding sequence ATGTATCTCATCGCTTTCCTCGGTGGTCTCTTGACCCTCCTCAGCCCCTGCATCCTGCCGGTGGTGCCGTTTCTGTTTGCCGGGGCGAATCGCAGCCGTGCCTCGATCCTGCTGACCCTCGGCGGCATGGCCCTGACCTTTGCCTTGGTTGCCAGCCTGGCCGTGGTGAGCAGCGAATGGGTGATTCAAGCCAGTAACAGCGGCCGCCACATCGCGCTGATCGTGATGGTGTTGTTCGCCCTGTCGCTGATTTCTGCGCGCGTTGGAGATTGGCTGACGCGGCCGTTTGTCATGCTCGGCAACCGTCTCGACCCAGGGACGCGCAAGAAGGCCGGCCCGACGGGGTCGATCATGCTGGGTGTCGCCACCGGTCTGTTGTGGGCTCCGTGCGCCGGGCCGATCCTTGGCGTGATCCTCACCGGTGCGATGCTGCAGGGCGCCAATGCACAGACCAGCCTGTTATTGCTGGCGTACGGCGCGGGCAGTGCCTTGTCGCTGGGGACGCTGATTTTCGCCGGTCGTGGGCTGGTCAACCGCTTGAAACCATCGATCCCGTTCACCGGTTGGTTGCGCCGGGGTGCCGGTGTTGCGGTGCTCGCTACGGCGGCGGTGATTTCTACCGGTGCCGATAAAACGCTACTGGCCGGCACTTCCTCCGAAGGCGTCGCCAGCCTCGAAAAAAGCGTGCTGGAAAGCGTGCCGAAAGTGGTCGACTACGTTGTCAGCAAGGTTCGTGCGGAGTCGATGATGGATAACAGCAAAGGCGCGATGCCGTCTCTGGCGGGTGCGGTGCAATGGCTGAATTCATCGGAACTGAGCGCCGAGTCGCTGCGCGGCAAAGTGGTGCTGGTGGATTTCTGGACCTACGACTGCATCAACTGCCAGCACACCCTGCCGTATGTCAAAGACTGGGCGAAGAAGTACGAAAAGGATGGTCTGGTGGTGATCGGCGTACACACCCCGGAATACGGCTACGAGCGGATCATCGACAACGTCAAGGATCAGGTGAAGAAACTCGGCATCACCTACCCGGTGGCCATCGACAACGACTATGCGATCTGGCGCAATTTCGATAATCAGTACTGGCCGGCGCATTACCTCATCGACGCCAAAGGCCAGCTGCGTTACAGCCACTTCGGCGAAGGCAGTTACGCGGCGCAGGAGCAAATGATTCAACAACTGCTGCAAGAGGCCAAAGTGCCTGCAGCCTGA
- a CDS encoding GNAT family N-acetyltransferase, with translation MSIRLEWLSQCMQHSDTYAAWIHQQFDYEYAHQPLSEWQREFAEGQSNGDWSCLVALDGERLVGGAALARDDLAQRPDLGPWLACVFVDPAARGQGLAEQLIEGICREATQRGLPRLYLHTQTKQAYYAKRGWQVMERFRAWDNDQWLMVRDL, from the coding sequence ATGTCTATCCGCCTCGAATGGCTGAGTCAGTGCATGCAGCACAGCGACACCTATGCCGCCTGGATCCATCAGCAATTTGATTACGAATATGCCCATCAGCCCTTGAGCGAGTGGCAGCGGGAATTTGCCGAGGGCCAAAGCAATGGCGACTGGTCTTGTCTGGTTGCGCTGGACGGTGAACGGCTGGTGGGCGGCGCGGCGCTGGCCCGCGACGATCTTGCTCAGCGCCCCGATCTTGGCCCTTGGCTGGCCTGTGTATTCGTCGATCCCGCCGCTCGCGGGCAAGGTCTGGCGGAGCAGTTGATCGAAGGGATTTGTCGGGAGGCAACACAACGCGGTCTGCCACGTCTTTATCTGCATACGCAGACCAAACAGGCGTACTACGCCAAGCGCGGCTGGCAAGTCATGGAGCGTTTTCGCGCCTGGGACAACGACCAATGGCTCATGGTGCGTGACCTCTGA